The segment AAAGGTAGACGATTCGTGTATAGAAGCGTGGAGGATGTTAAGAAGGATATAGACTCAGCCAAAGCAATCGCAGACCTACTAAAAATACTCTCAGATAAACTCGGTGGGCTGGACTGGCTTGCTAGGCTTATCGACCCCATCTTCCTCTACAACAAGGGCTATGAAGAGCTGAGCCCACAGGAGTTAAGAAACTACGAAAACATCGTGCTGGTTTATCGGTGGTTGAAAACTGGTGCCCGAACCGTCTTCCTTCAAGACGCGAATACCCCAATAATGCGCACAAACGAGCTCGTCGAAGTGCTAAATCACATAAAAAGAAGCTTCCCAACCGTTGTAAGGATCACATCTTACGCCAGGGCAAAAACGCTAGCTCACAAACCACTCGAAGATCTGATCAAGATAAGGCAAGCTGGGCTTACTAGAGTACACGTTGGCTTGGAGAGTGGGGATGACGAGGTTCTGGCATATATTAGAAAGGGTGTGACGAGCGAGGAACAGATCGAAGCGGGCAGACGCGCAAAGAAAGCTGGCTTCGAGTTATCAGAATACTGGATGCCCGGAGTAGGTGGTAGGGCCCGCTGGGAGCAGCACGCTAGAAACACGGCTAGAGTACTTAATGAGATAAACCCGGATTACATAAGATCAAGACCATTCACACCACGCCCAAACACTCCCCTCTACGAAGCATATATTAGAGGAGAGTTTCAGCTCACAACACCACACGAAAGGCTGCGGGAGCTAAGATTGACTATCAGCGAACTTAACGTCACAAGCAGGGTCTGCTTCGACCACTTCATGAACTCTTGGCGCAAAGCAGACGGCACCTTCTTATTTAAACAAGACTACGAGGGCTACAAATTCCCGGAAGAGAAGCAGCTAGTATTAGAGTTGATAGATGAAGGGTTAAGGCTCGATGAATCGACTCATATAAGTGCAGAAACCTTGGCCAGAATGCCATACATATAAGTGGGACCGCGCGGATTTGAACCGCGGACCTCTACCGTAGCGTTAACTCGCCAATTCGGTTATCAGCGTCGCCGAGCACCCTTAGGCTCTCGAACGCTCCTTGGCCAGCCTGCTAACCAAGCTGAGCTACGGTCCCCAGACGCTTTAGCTTATAGAGCTTCTAAATAACTTTTATGTATGGGTCGAGGATGATGTTACGATAAGGTCTTAGTGTTTGGTGCTTTCTTTGGCTATCACAATTCTACTTATCGTAACATCATCCAATGGATAGCCGTAAAAATTATTAATCAAAGAGCCTAACATATGGCGGAAATATTATGTTCAGCAGCAGTAGTGAGCTTCAGGCAAGGAGGAAGACGCTTTCCATACTCCAGGATGAGGCTAAGCGTGTACTGGAAGCAGCTAGGGAGTTCTCTGAAACCTTCCCCGCTATACTTGGAAACGATCAACAAGCACTTAACAGATGTGCTGAAGCCATTATGAAGGCCGAGGATGATGTTGAGAATCTACGGAGGGTGTTGACGAGGGAGTTAGCTGAGTTGGGTCCGATGGTTATTAACCGTGAAGATGTTTTACGTGCAGCCTACGACATAGAGGAGATCACTAGCTACATATCGAGCGCAGCTTTCAGATTGGCTGGGTTTAAGCTTACCGACTTTAAGAAGACTTCTCTACTAAAGGATCTTGGTTCTGTTATCGATCTAGCTGTTGAAATGGTTCATAGACTTAATGAGGTTGTTCGGGCTTTGACAATAAACCCTAGCCTAGCCATCGAGCTGACGAACAGTATTCAAAAGATTGAGAGGCAGGTTGACGACCAATATAGATCGCTTAGTTTGAAGCTCTTAAGTGAGCTGGAGTCCTTTAAGGAGGTGCTTGTGCTGAAAGATATAATCGAGCGGGTGGAGAACATGGCTGATCAATGCCTCAAAGCCGCTGATTCGATTACCATAATCGCCCTAAGCCTATAGATGAGGAAGTAGCAATATGCACGCTGAGCTTGTAGGCAACAGAATCATCATCTGGAATATTGACGATGCGAGAGCCCTCTTTAAAGAAGGATTTTACGGCAAACCCTTGGGCATACCTAAACCTAAGAACGCTGAATTTAATGCACCTCTTGTCCTAGATCTGATAGAAGGATACTATCTTCTAGAGAAGGGCAAAATTTCTATAACACAGTCACCGTCGCACCGAAAGATGAGTTTAAAGAGTATAAGAGAAATTTGTAAATCCGAGTACTTGGACTTCCCAGAAAAGTATCTGGTGTATAAGCATCTTAGAGAAGCAGGGTTAGTAGTTAGCCCGGGCATCAAGTTCGGTTGTGATTTTGCTGTATATGAGCATGGGCCGGGAATAGATCACGCGCCCTATCTTATTGAAGTCGTTAAACCTTCACACGACCTCACAGCTACCCGCATTATCTTGTCAGGTAGGTTGGCTACTACTGTAAGGAAGCAGTTCATCTTAGCTGTTGCTGACGTACCCAGAAAGAAGGTTGAGTTTATAGCCTTTGATTGGTGGAGAGCTTAAGCAACAATAATATATTTAGCCGCATCTATTGCTGTGTTGGTGGGGCTTATGGCTGAAGGTGTAAAATGCCCATACTGCGACTCTACGTTCCCAGATAAAGCCACTTTATCCAAACATATCGATCAGGTTCACCTTGGGAAAGGTCTTCTTGAAGGGGATAGGAGAAAGTGGTAATCTGAACGCTACCCTCTCTTTTTAGCACATTCATCACAGTACGCTACATCAGGTGGTACAGGCTTACCACATAAAGCGCATCTGTCAGTAGCCTCAGCTGGGGTGGAGGAGGTTGGGGTTAAGAGTCCACTTCTAACGAACGGTTGCCTAGAACCCAGTTTCGCTCTCTTAAGATCAGGTAGAAGAATGAGGATAAGCCCGAATAGCACCATTAGGAATGAGGTTGCTGCGAACATAAAGGATTCAAGCCTTAAGAGGATCATCGATAGAATTACCAAAATGAGCCCGACAGTCGGCGTGCTGTTGCTAGAGATAGGCATCCCCGCCTTGATTTAGAGAGAGGGTTATAAAGTATTTTACTGCTTATTTCTACTATAGGAGAAGCTAAGAGCTTCTATCTTCACACCTTGTAGCGTTAAGAACCTTATAAGTTCACAAACCCCTTCCACAGACCTCCAGTACATCTGAGGCACTTCGATAAACTCAGCGTTGGGGAAGACGTCTCTTAACACATTAAATAGGGTCTGAATGTCTTCTGAATTATATCCCCAACTCAGTATCGGCTCACTCATATTCTTCCCCAAGCTAAGCATCTTATATGAAATCGTCTTTAAGGTAGCGGTAATATGGGGTCTAGAACCAGTGGCATCATTCAGATACAAATAGATCTCCTCTGTTACCGAAGGGCTCTTCCCTGGACCAAAGTGGCTTCTATACCTTTCAAGCTGCCTTGTATTGAGAAGCATAGGTGAACGAAGCTTATGGGGCACTATAACATCAACTACATGTTTTGCGGTAAGCTCTGCAGCCAGCTGGTCTAAAGTGTCTTTCAGCGCATCATAAGGTATGGTTAAGAATACCATTTCTGCCGCTTTAGCAGCCTCTGCATTTGTTGCGCCTACTACTCTGTTTGTATCTAAATTGCGTGCTTTCACAATCTTTGACGCTGTTTCTTGCGCTCTGAAGAGGTTTCTAGAACCTATATATACTTGGTAGCCCGTTGAGGCAAACTCTGCGGCTAACGCTCTACCTTCTAATCCAGACCCACCTATGATGGCTATCTTCTTACTCTGCACCACACTATTGTATATAATATATTAGAGTATTTCAATTTTATTGCCTCCGTTGTGTAGAGGTATCGTACCAAATGTAGTCTTTTGCTAGTCGATCAGCTTAAATTCTACCTTAACTGCATGTGATGAAGGTTTGGCTAAGGGTAGGTTACATCTTTACGTTTCAGGTTATGTGCAAGGTGTCTTTTATAGATCTAATGCGAAGAGGATTGCGGAGTCGCTCTCATTGACAGGCTGGGTTAGAAACCTTAGGGATGGGCGTGTTGAGATCGTAGTAGAAGGGGAAGAGGAGGGTCTGGCAAAGTTTATCGAGTGGTGTAAGCGCGGCCCGATTGGCGCTAAAGTGGAGTCGGTTGATGTTATGCGTGAAGAATATAAGGGTGAGTTTAAAGGGTTTGAGATAAGGTATCAATAGATTAGTGGTGGTTAATTTGGTTAAGAGAGTTGCCTTGATCAGAGGGGACGGCTCAGGTCCTGAGTTAGTAGATTGTATGATAAAGGTTCTCAAAGCTGTTGATGCCCAGGTAGAGATAAAGGTTTGTGAAGCTGGGTATGAGTGGTGGCAGAAGCACGGTGGCGACTCCTTTATACCAAAAGAAACTTGGGAAATACTGCAGAATTCGGATGCTTGTTTTAAGGGACCAACTACTACACCCCCAGACCCCAACACACCCAGAAGTGTAGCCGTGAGCATAAGGCAGAAGTTCAATCTCTACGCAAACATAAGGCCGATTAAAACATTCAAGGGTGCTGAAGGTCCGCTAGGCTCTGTTGACTTTGTCTGCGTCAGAGAGGCCACCGAAGGCTTGTATAGCGGCTTGGATGTTCGTCTCAGCGAAGATACTGCAATTGCTGTGAGGAAGATAACACGCAGCGCCTCTATGCGTGTCGCTAGACGTGCATTTGAGGAGGTTGTGAGAAGGGGTTGGAGTAATCTCATAGTTGTGACGAAACGGAACGTTTTGAAGGAGACCGATGGTCTCTTTTTTAACTCAGTTCTAGAGGTGGGTAAAGCGTACCCCAATGTTAAGGTGGAAGAGTATTATATCGATAACCTTGCTCAGCAACTTGTTAAGAACCCCCAACGCTTTAACCAGCATGTCATTTTAAGCACAAACCTATTTATGGACATAATCTCAGAGGAGGCTTCTGCGCTGGTTGGCAGTATAGGTATGATCTACTCTGGCAACTTCGGCGATAACTACGCTATGTTTGAGCCAGCACA is part of the Nitrososphaerota archaeon genome and harbors:
- a CDS encoding radical SAM protein; protein product: MYRSVEDVKKDIDSAKAIADLLKILSDKLGGLDWLARLIDPIFLYNKGYEELSPQELRNYENIVLVYRWLKTGARTVFLQDANTPIMRTNELVEVLNHIKRSFPTVVRITSYARAKTLAHKPLEDLIKIRQAGLTRVHVGLESGDDEVLAYIRKGVTSEEQIEAGRRAKKAGFELSEYWMPGVGGRARWEQHARNTARVLNEINPDYIRSRPFTPRPNTPLYEAYIRGEFQLTTPHERLRELRLTISELNVTSRVCFDHFMNSWRKADGTFLFKQDYEGYKFPEEKQLVLELIDEGLRLDESTHISAETLARMPYI
- a CDS encoding DUF47 family protein; translated protein: MFSSSSELQARRKTLSILQDEAKRVLEAAREFSETFPAILGNDQQALNRCAEAIMKAEDDVENLRRVLTRELAELGPMVINREDVLRAAYDIEEITSYISSAAFRLAGFKLTDFKKTSLLKDLGSVIDLAVEMVHRLNEVVRALTINPSLAIELTNSIQKIERQVDDQYRSLSLKLLSELESFKEVLVLKDIIERVENMADQCLKAADSITIIALSL
- the endA gene encoding tRNA-intron lyase; translated protein: MHAELVGNRIIIWNIDDARALFKEGFYGKPLGIPKPKNAEFNAPLVLDLIEGYYLLEKGKISITQSPSHRKMSLKSIREICKSEYLDFPEKYLVYKHLREAGLVVSPGIKFGCDFAVYEHGPGIDHAPYLIEVVKPSHDLTATRIILSGRLATTVRKQFILAVADVPRKKVEFIAFDWWRA
- a CDS encoding NAD(P)-binding domain-containing protein, which produces MQSKKIAIIGGSGLEGRALAAEFASTGYQVYIGSRNLFRAQETASKIVKARNLDTNRVVGATNAEAAKAAEMVFLTIPYDALKDTLDQLAAELTAKHVVDVIVPHKLRSPMLLNTRQLERYRSHFGPGKSPSVTEEIYLYLNDATGSRPHITATLKTISYKMLSLGKNMSEPILSWGYNSEDIQTLFNVLRDVFPNAEFIEVPQMYWRSVEGVCELIRFLTLQGVKIEALSFSYSRNKQ
- a CDS encoding acylphosphatase, translated to MAKGRLHLYVSGYVQGVFYRSNAKRIAESLSLTGWVRNLRDGRVEIVVEGEEEGLAKFIEWCKRGPIGAKVESVDVMREEYKGEFKGFEIRYQ
- a CDS encoding isocitrate/isopropylmalate dehydrogenase family protein: MVKRVALIRGDGSGPELVDCMIKVLKAVDAQVEIKVCEAGYEWWQKHGGDSFIPKETWEILQNSDACFKGPTTTPPDPNTPRSVAVSIRQKFNLYANIRPIKTFKGAEGPLGSVDFVCVREATEGLYSGLDVRLSEDTAIAVRKITRSASMRVARRAFEEVVRRGWSNLIVVTKRNVLKETDGLFFNSVLEVGKAYPNVKVEEYYIDNLAQQLVKNPQRFNQHVILSTNLFMDIISEEASALVGSIGMIYSGNFGDNYAMFEPAHGSSPKYKGLDKVNPTATILSGAWMLEYLGDVKRARAIFEATEEVIAEKRVVTYDLGGNARSSEMAEEIARLAAKKLR